aggactgccTTATCCTAGTGAGAGCCAGGCAACAAAGATggagtctgtttacattaaacaggaggaaGTTCTGGAATTGGTACCTGTCTGtattaaacaggagatgcctgaactggagcctgtccacattaaagaagagactgaactggagcctgtccacatgaaagaagagactgaactggagcctgtccacattaaagaagagactgaactggagcctgtccacattaaagaagagactgaactggagcctgtccacattaaagaagagactgaactggagcctgtccacatgaaagaagaagagactgaactggagcctgtccacattaaagaagaagagactgaactggagcctgtccacatgaaagaagaggagactgaactggagcctgtccacattaaagaagaaactgaactggagcctgtccacattaaagaaaaagagactgaactggagcctgtccacattaaagaagaagacactgaactggagcctgtccacattaaagaagacactgaactggagcctgtccacattaaagaggaatcAATTGACTTTAAGGATTCAGAACACATATCCCGGTCAGAGATACCACATCAATgttctgaatgtgggaagagcatcagtcagttaggaaacctaaaaagacaccagcgaattcacactggagagaagccatatcaatgtactgaatgtggggagagttTTAGTcggttaggaaacctaaaaacacacctgcgaattcacactggagagaagccatatcaatgtactgaatgtggggagagttTCAGAGTATCGGGACACCTAAAAATACACCAACGAATTCATACAAAACAGAAGCCGTATtgctgtactgaatgtggaaagagcttcagtcagtcaggaagcctaaaaacacacacacaaattcataCAGGACAGAAGCCATATCAATGTGCTGAATGTGGGGAGAGTTTCAGAGTATCGGGACACCTAAAAATACACCaacgaattcatacaggagagaagcTGCATtgctgtactgaatgtggaaagagcttcactcggtcaggaaacctaaaaacacacacacgaattcatacaggagagaagccatatccCTGTACTCAATGTGGGAAAAGCTTCAGTCGGTTAGGAGacctaaaaaaacaccagcaaattcacactggagagaagccgtatcactgtactgaatgtgggcaGTACTTCAGTCGGTTAGGCAgtctaaaaagacaccagcgaattcacactggagagaagccgtatcactgtactgacTGTGGGAGCAGTTTCCGTCAGTTAGGAAACTTAAAgaaacaccagagaattcacactggagccAGCCATCCTTccccccctcccagtccctcacctctccaccctgcttgtttgagtgtgtggagagctgactgattccttgtctctctctcaccctgcagtaaatgaagtgggtccccaggagtgagagccagtctgaatccagagacactgagaaggggAGCATGTCAAACTGATGGAGacagacccattctttcagaatgaactggagagtcctgggattcagctccacttctgcccctgaattggaaatgaatctcactcatcatgctgtgaggatttagGACAGAGTTACAGGGTCATTCTACTTAGAAGGGACACATTGGAAATATATGCCAAGCTTTTTCTCTGGACACATATATGTGTGATAgctgtataaatatactgtaaaacatgaaagatTTGCAAGCAAACAATGTTCACTCATTTTACATCTGTTACAAATCTGCAAAACATACATTCTGCAACATTACCATTATTACTACATTCATAGTTTATACAGTTTATGaataattgatctaaacaatcTGCAGAATGAAGTTTCCTCAGACTGTTTGACAGTAACAGGTCTAGTGCTTTTGTGGAATcaccattagctgtttattccttttgggcaaaatctggcttgtttgcttgtattgtGTATTGGTATGCTATCATAAGAGTGACAATACAGTATATCCTAAGGCAGGCTTAGTTATTTAGAAAGGATTGCATTGACATTGAGTTTGAGTTCCTGTACGTTTTCCAGTGTCTCTGTATATAAAGGGTGTGTGAGAAATTCATAGTTGTAATTTAATGTActttgtaaaatgacatttcaaatcttaaacaatgaaacttcAGATGCTATGatgttaattaagtttgtcttcccccttccttccttcccccTTAACATTCTCTAGATCTACTTCAAAGGACTAGATATTAGTAACAGAGGGTTGTAAAGATCTACATTGGAGAATAGTTTAGATTCCCTGCTGTGCTGACCTGCCCGTCTGGTATAAACAAACAGAGCTGATTCTTATCTTTTAATTAAGAATATCTGTCTGAAAGCCAATGTACAACTAACTTTCTTAAGAAGTGTGACACTTGCTGGACACAAGCTGTCATAACTCTCCCATTAAATTAATTGTTATCATGAAACCTTGAACATTTAAGTGAATATAATTCCTAATTTTCTTATCTAAaagtgaattgaaaaacaaacctttaTGAGGGTATAATATTAACTTGTTTAACAATGActgtagacgggagctcccagggggcggctcccgagtcagcgcaggggtggtagcggtgagctgagcctaaaaaaaattgcatatgcaaaattgggagaaaataataaaataattggtgacgactaaatttagaaaagaaaaaaaaaatactgataaattggttttattatcattttaataACTAATGTTGTGGATGCAAATTTAAAGAGAGTTGTTTTAAAGAGGTTTtcccattaaatatatatatatatatatatatatatatatatatatatgtatgtttattgtgttttaattaagtttaaactgaaaataattcTTCAATGATTCTGCTTTACTTGTTGTTTAACATGCTTGCAGTGGTCATTTTAGTTAGGAGAatgaagcagattttttttttatgctgtgaTCAATATAACTAAAATTTGAACTAAATGAACTGAACGTGAAACAGAAATGCCGTCTTCATCCCAACCCACACAACAGACGCTGCTTTACACAGTCACTGTATGCACTGTGTGTGAGTCCTGCGTGCACGTAACCATAGGGAAGCCTGTGTGCTTATGAAAATGTGTGTTGAAATGTGTTACTCCTGCTTGTGTCTGTACTTCTAATTCTGGtaccatgatttcaaacttttaGATTGTTCTTACTTTTGTGAGCCTTAATAAACTTAATAATTTCTATGTGTtgagtttctttttgccttttatAAGTACTAAACTAAGCATTTATTATTGATTTGGGatccttaaacacacacacacacacctccaaaattattggcactcTTGACAAAGATCAGCAAAAaagactataaaataaataataccagtactgagctatattgtaattttccaacatgtggaatatatttgactttattaatgatccaatggaatcaaccaaaattacacgtttctcaaataataaatttatttccaaaaaaaatgaagtgtcacaattattggcacccttgttttcagtactttgtgcaccctccccttgcaaggataatggcgCTGAGTCTTTTTccataatgtttaatgagattggagaacacattgggagggatcttagaccattcctccatacagaatctttccagatccttgatatccttcggtctgcgcttatggactgccctcttcaattgaaaccacaggttttcaatggggttcaagtccggagactgagatggccattgtaaaatgttgattttgtggtcaattaaccattcgtgtattttgatgtgtgcttggggtcattgtcttgctggaagatccacttgcggccaagtttgagcctcctggcagaggcagccaggtttttggctaaaatgtcctggtactaggtagagttcatgatgccgttgaccttaacaagggccccaggaccagtggaagcaaaacagccccataacatcaaagatccaccaccatattttacagtaggtatgaggttcttttctgcacatacatccttctttcgacgccaaactcACTGCTGGTGtgcatggccaaagagctctattttcgtctcatctgaccatagcacctggttccaatcgaagtgtcaatgccatttagcaaactccaggtgctaacgtttgttggttgctcccaaaaaaggcttttttctggcaacccttccaagtagactattggcatggaggtggcgtctaattgtagatttggagacggtcttggtgaccccaagatgcaactaagttctgtaattctccaactgtggcccttggacttccctttgcctcccgaaccatctgcctcactgtgcatgggggcaagatacacttgtgtcctctaccaggcaagtttaccagtgttccagtggttttgaacttcttaattattgccctaatagtggtaagtggtatatttagttttttagctattgttttgtacccattgcctgatttatgaaggtcaacaaccatttgtctcttttcatttgtgagttctttgcctttccctatggcaatggatgacaaatggatttcatatgcgtgttacctcatttttataccccagtgaaacaggaagccatggaaggccacaatacagttccttaagactgagatgaacttaaagaagtagaatgttaatgcagatttaattttttgtttgattttatttataagaatctttaggggtgccaataattctgacacctatatttttgagaaaacattttattactttacttttattacttaataaaaaaactttttctccgagcaattgtattacaataaaagaatatggttttcccatatatttgagcataaaatacagctcattacctgtgttgtttattttatacagccttttttgcttattttttatcaagggtgccaataattttggaggtgactatatatatatatatatatatatatatatatatatatatatatatatatatataatgtatcctGATATTGAATCTGGAAagcatatataaatatacagccTCATATTTCTTTACTattttgttcatattttttttattcatttatagaATTGAATAATggaattataaatataatttgataagaaatgtgacatttttgaaggactaaaaccctagTTTTATATTTCAATATTAAGCATCTAATGGAGGTGTCATTCTGTATATTCAAAAAGGAGTATTAATTAACTCCAATCGCATTGGCTCTGATGCTTCCAGGGTGGGGATGGGAACTTATTCTCATTGCAcaacagcgacccctactggccagacacagagcacattcagagtggatgagagcgaaccctactggccagacacagagcacattcagagtggtcaaagtgaaccctactggccagacacagagcacattcagagtggtcaaagtgaaccctactggccagacaccgagcatattcagagtggatgagagcgaaccctactggccagacaccaagcacattcagagtggtcAAAGTAAACCCTACTGTCCAGACACGGACACATTCTGAGTGGTCaaagtgaaccctactggccagacacggACACATTCAGAGTGGTCAAAGCAAACCCTACTGTCCAGACACGGACACATTCAGAGTGGTCaaagtgaaccctactggccagacaccgagcatattcagagtggatgagagtgaaccctactggccagacaccaagcacattcagagtggtcAAAGCAAACCCTACTGTCCAGACACGGACACATTCAGAGTGGTCAAAGCAAACCCTACTGTCCAGACACGGACACATTCAGAGTGGTCAAAGCAAACCCTACTGTCCAGACACAGACACATTCAGAGTGGTCAAAGCAAACCCTACTGTCCAGAC
The sequence above is a segment of the Acipenser ruthenus chromosome 51, fAciRut3.2 maternal haplotype, whole genome shotgun sequence genome. Coding sequences within it:
- the LOC131722717 gene encoding zinc finger protein 23-like; translation: MESVYIKQEEVLELVPVCIKQEMPELEPVHIKEETELEPVHMKEETELEPVHIKEETELEPVHIKEETELEPVHIKEETELEPVHMKEEETELEPVHIKEEETELEPVHMKEEETELEPVHIKEETELEPVHIKEKETELEPVHIKEEDTELEPVHIKEDTELEPVHIKEESIDFKDSEHISRSEIPHQCSECGKSISQLGNLKRHQRIHTGEKPYQCTECGESFSRLGNLKTHLRIHTGEKPYQCTECGESFRVSGHLKIHQRIHTKQKPYCCTECGKSFSQSGSLKTHTQIHTGQKPYQCAECGESFRVSGHLKIHQRIHTGEKLHCCTECGKSFTRSGNLKTHTRIHTGEKPYPCTQCGKSFSRLGDLKKHQQIHTGEKPYHCTECGQYFSRLGSLKRHQRIHTGEKPYHCTDCGSSFRQLGNLKKHQRIHTGASHPSPPPSPSPLHPACLSVWSHRLPVAVSLNCLFTLERRTETVRAVLHIPLTIPEQLLNRILCAVMDSVEMESVQIKEEFPELEPLPFTVEFFGLASLLIKQELCEMQCDSSQPEVSEIKAEHNEFEIPQTEEPLPVKQEEVLETVRIKQEPPEVEFAHMEPGKEESEDFKPNIPELEPVRLRECSVVLERVCVREQGAGEEGSLNSMQGGGQGDRCSHSECSLAGSSPAAKVRAGGGEYPDCGKGITLFVHLNKTQRTYTGKKPYHCYDFGKSFSQSGYLVSHQRIHTREKPYRCSDCGKSFSVKQGLQNHQRTHTGEKPYRCSDCGKSFSVKQGLQNHQRTHTGEKPYRCSDCGKSFSCSGNLKAHQRTHTGEKPYCCSDCGKSFRVKQGLQNHQWTHTGEKPYRCSDCGKSFTVKQSLQYHQWTHTGEKPYRCSDCGKIFSCKQVLQKHQRIHRRETLKTMFNGTFHS